The Pseudomonadota bacterium genome includes a region encoding these proteins:
- a CDS encoding acyl-CoA thioesterase, with amino-acid sequence MTDRVYVHRSPVRFTHTDPAGYVFFPRFFEMFQAAVEEWFNRCLQMNYAELILEQGIGFPTAHTECDFLRPCRLGEVLELDLVLERIGRTSFTLRFDGHIGDKPRLRARSVLVAIELGLGRPQPLTPLLQRRLDSYLATCRRHDAQNP; translated from the coding sequence ATGACCGACCGCGTCTATGTCCATCGCAGCCCGGTGCGCTTCACCCATACCGACCCGGCCGGCTACGTGTTCTTCCCGCGTTTTTTCGAGATGTTCCAGGCCGCCGTTGAGGAATGGTTCAACCGCTGCCTGCAGATGAACTACGCCGAACTCATTCTCGAGCAGGGCATCGGTTTTCCCACCGCGCATACCGAGTGCGATTTCCTGCGTCCCTGCCGCCTCGGCGAAGTGCTGGAACTGGATCTGGTGCTCGAACGGATTGGCCGGACTTCGTTCACACTGCGTTTCGACGGCCATATCGGCGACAAGCCGAGACTGCGGGCCCGCTCCGTGCTGGTCGCCATCGAGCTTGGGCTGGGCCGGCCGCAGCCGCTCACGCCACTCCTGCAAAGGCGGCTGGACTCCTATCTCGCGACCTGTCGCCGGCACGACGCTCAAAACCCGTGA
- a CDS encoding 2-hydroxyacyl-CoA dehydratase: protein MTETSAPNIKQVMRDYFLDLDAAARDPGRRVAWCTSVGPAEVLRAMGFEVYFPENHGAMLGATRVAGDTIPVANARGYSPEICSYLTSDVGACIKGITPLTKAYGIESVPKPDVLVYCTNQCKDVMHWFNWYAREWKVPVIGIHPPNHLPEVEREHIDDVVIQYRKMIEQLEAITGEPLDEQALKAAVAESRTATDLWSDALNMARAKPAPMSFFDSTIYMGPIVVLRGDRRATDYYRGLVAELKAKVAAGEGAVAGERLRVYWEGMPIWGRLRHLSELFASQHAAVVASTYCNSWIFSDFDGDRPLESMAEAYLKIFINRDDGYKESYIERVVGDFDIDGVVYHAARTCPNNTNSHYNLPQRLKNKGIPGIVVDGDLNDLRCFSDEQSTTLVEAFLETL, encoded by the coding sequence ATGACCGAAACGAGCGCCCCGAACATCAAGCAGGTCATGCGTGACTATTTCCTAGACCTCGACGCCGCGGCCAGGGACCCCGGCCGGCGCGTGGCCTGGTGCACCTCGGTCGGACCGGCCGAGGTCCTGCGCGCGATGGGCTTCGAGGTCTACTTCCCGGAAAACCACGGCGCCATGCTCGGCGCTACAAGAGTCGCCGGCGACACCATTCCGGTGGCCAACGCGCGCGGCTACTCGCCTGAGATCTGCAGCTACCTGACCTCGGATGTCGGCGCCTGCATCAAGGGCATCACCCCGCTGACCAAGGCCTACGGCATCGAGTCGGTGCCGAAACCCGACGTGCTGGTCTACTGCACCAACCAGTGCAAGGACGTGATGCACTGGTTCAACTGGTACGCGCGCGAGTGGAAGGTGCCGGTCATCGGCATCCACCCGCCCAACCACCTGCCCGAGGTCGAGCGCGAGCATATCGACGACGTGGTCATCCAGTACCGCAAGATGATCGAGCAACTCGAGGCCATCACCGGCGAGCCGCTCGATGAGCAGGCGCTGAAGGCTGCCGTGGCCGAATCACGCACCGCCACCGACCTGTGGTCGGATGCGCTGAACATGGCGCGGGCCAAGCCGGCGCCGATGAGCTTTTTCGACTCGACCATCTACATGGGCCCGATCGTGGTGCTGCGCGGCGACCGCCGGGCCACCGACTACTACCGCGGCCTGGTCGCCGAACTGAAAGCGAAGGTTGCCGCCGGCGAAGGCGCCGTGGCCGGCGAGCGCCTGCGCGTGTACTGGGAGGGCATGCCGATCTGGGGCCGCCTGCGCCATCTCTCGGAACTGTTTGCCAGCCAGCACGCAGCGGTTGTCGCCTCGACCTACTGCAACAGCTGGATTTTTTCCGACTTCGACGGCGATCGCCCGCTCGAGAGCATGGCCGAGGCCTACCTGAAGATCTTCATCAACCGCGACGACGGCTACAAGGAAAGCTACATCGAGCGCGTGGTCGGGGACTTCGACATCGACGGGGTCGTCTATCACGCCGCGCGCACCTGCCCGAACAACACCAACAGTCACTACAACCTGCCGCAGCGACTGAAGAACAAGGGCATCCCCGGCATCGTCGTCGACGGCGACCTCAACGACCTGCGCTGCTTCTCCGACGAGCAGAGCACGACGCTGGTCGAGGCTTTCCTGGAAACGCTATGA
- a CDS encoding thiolase family protein — protein sequence MLAAARRTPFGRAHADKGWLKAIRADELLAGLIREMAADLPDPTAIDDVLIGCVGQHLEQGKNVARLAVLLAGLPESVPGVTFNRLCASSLEAFNTAAVRIAAGADELLLAGGVEHMHHVPMGAAIDHHPQLGSRGEFPFMNMGLAAEWLARRDGIDRAEQDTWALESHRRAVAATERGDYAAELAPVVVDERTIERDQGPRASASLDVLGELKPAFDDNGTVTAGNASPLSDGASLTMLASAAACDRHGLEPIAEVLAHATIGLEPQAMARGPVPAIERLLERSGLALADIDRFEINEAFAAQIVSNVRELGLDPARVNPSGGAIALGHPLGATGTRLITTLAHGLARDGGEFGIAALCVGHGQGVATLIRRIEP from the coding sequence TTGCTGGCCGCGGCGCGGCGCACGCCGTTCGGTCGCGCCCACGCCGACAAGGGCTGGCTGAAAGCCATCCGCGCCGACGAACTGCTGGCCGGACTGATTCGTGAAATGGCGGCTGATCTGCCTGACCCGACCGCCATCGACGATGTGCTGATCGGCTGCGTCGGCCAGCACCTGGAGCAGGGCAAGAACGTTGCCCGACTGGCCGTGCTCCTTGCCGGCCTGCCCGAGAGCGTGCCCGGTGTCACCTTCAACCGCCTGTGCGCCTCCAGCCTCGAGGCCTTCAACACCGCCGCCGTGCGCATCGCCGCCGGCGCCGATGAACTGCTGCTGGCCGGCGGCGTCGAGCACATGCACCATGTGCCGATGGGCGCTGCCATTGACCACCATCCTCAACTGGGTTCGCGCGGCGAGTTCCCGTTCATGAACATGGGCCTGGCCGCCGAGTGGCTGGCCCGGCGCGACGGCATTGATCGGGCCGAGCAGGACACCTGGGCGCTGGAAAGCCATCGCCGCGCGGTCGCCGCGACCGAGCGGGGCGATTACGCCGCCGAACTGGCGCCGGTCGTGGTCGACGAACGCACGATCGAGCGCGACCAGGGCCCGCGTGCCAGCGCCAGCCTCGACGTCCTGGGCGAGCTCAAGCCGGCCTTCGACGACAACGGCACGGTCACCGCCGGCAACGCCTCGCCCTTGAGCGACGGGGCCAGCCTGACGATGCTGGCCTCGGCCGCGGCCTGTGATCGCCACGGTCTCGAGCCCATCGCCGAGGTGCTCGCTCACGCCACTATAGGCCTGGAGCCGCAGGCCATGGCGCGCGGGCCGGTACCGGCGATCGAACGGCTGCTCGAGCGCAGCGGCCTGGCGCTGGCCGATATCGACCGCTTCGAAATCAACGAAGCCTTTGCCGCCCAGATCGTGTCCAATGTTCGAGAGCTCGGCCTCGATCCGGCGCGGGTCAACCCGTCCGGCGGGGCAATCGCCCTGGGCCATCCGCTGGGCGCGACCGGCACCCGGCTGATCACCACCCTGGCCCACGGCCTGGCGCGCGATGGGGGCGAGTTCGGCATCGCCGCCCTGTGCGTCGGCCACGGCCAGGGCGTGGCCACCCTGATTCGGAGAATCGAACCATGA
- a CDS encoding 2-oxoacid:acceptor oxidoreductase subunit alpha produces the protein MDPSAPAVKLPDPEQTRPQVFNDITIKFAGDSGDGIQLAGVQFARLSGEAGEAVRTLADFPPEIRSPAGSLGGVSGFQLRTGGEHVRTAGDVVDLLVAMNPAALKINLDQVRPNGIIIVNETAFRGAALKRAGYGRSPLDDGSLNQWRVFPVPIAKLTRTALKDLKLGNKEKDRSKNFFALGLICWLFPRPTGPVEDWIEQRFGQQPELAAANLRAFRAGWNYGETTEHFVSPLKVREDRRLARSGVYRFVNGNTALSRGLIQAARRAGVSLFLGGYPITPATEIMQTLSLERSSDVRVFQAEDEIAAIGAAIGASFAGALGVTSTSGPGLALMAEFIDLAVIAELPLVVINVQRAGPSTGIPTKTEQADLWQALYGRHGESPLPVLAAASPQDCFDTAVEAARIALAYMTPVIVLSDLSLASGAELWCEPGLEELPEMTVTRPQSAEGFKPYQRDPETLTRPWAVPGMAGFEHVTGGLEKGGESGAVSYEAANHEAMVRLRADKIARVARGYPELEPYGDPAAGLLLVGWGSTGGAIYEAVDRLTRDGHAVAGLCLRQLNPLPEDLGELLRQHGQIVVVENNLGQLRQRLRSEYLIDVKPLNKIQGTTFRVSEITAYAESLLKGGPIA, from the coding sequence ATGGACCCGAGCGCACCGGCCGTCAAGTTGCCCGATCCGGAGCAGACCCGGCCCCAGGTCTTCAACGACATCACCATCAAGTTCGCCGGTGATTCCGGCGACGGCATCCAGCTGGCCGGTGTTCAGTTCGCCCGCCTGTCGGGCGAGGCCGGCGAGGCGGTGCGCACTCTGGCCGATTTCCCGCCCGAGATCCGCTCGCCAGCCGGCAGTCTGGGCGGGGTATCGGGCTTCCAGCTCCGAACCGGCGGCGAGCACGTGCGCACCGCCGGTGACGTCGTCGACCTGCTGGTGGCGATGAACCCGGCCGCCCTGAAGATCAACCTCGACCAGGTCCGGCCCAACGGCATCATCATCGTCAACGAGACCGCCTTCAGAGGCGCCGCACTCAAGCGCGCCGGCTACGGGCGCAGTCCGCTCGACGACGGCAGCCTCAATCAGTGGCGCGTCTTTCCGGTGCCGATTGCCAAGCTCACGCGCACGGCACTCAAGGACCTGAAGCTCGGCAACAAGGAAAAGGACCGATCCAAGAACTTCTTTGCCCTGGGCCTGATCTGCTGGCTGTTTCCGCGCCCGACCGGGCCTGTCGAGGACTGGATCGAACAACGGTTCGGCCAGCAGCCGGAGCTGGCCGCGGCCAACCTTCGCGCGTTCCGGGCCGGCTGGAACTACGGCGAGACCACCGAGCATTTCGTCAGTCCGCTGAAGGTTCGTGAGGATCGGCGCCTGGCGCGGAGCGGCGTCTACCGCTTCGTCAACGGCAATACCGCTCTGTCGCGCGGGCTGATCCAGGCGGCCCGCCGAGCCGGCGTCTCGCTGTTTCTCGGCGGCTACCCGATCACCCCGGCGACCGAGATCATGCAGACCCTGAGCCTCGAGCGCAGCAGCGACGTGCGCGTCTTCCAGGCCGAAGACGAGATTGCGGCGATCGGTGCGGCCATCGGCGCGAGTTTCGCCGGCGCGCTGGGCGTGACCAGCACCTCCGGGCCCGGTCTGGCGCTGATGGCCGAATTCATCGACCTGGCCGTGATTGCCGAGCTGCCGCTGGTGGTCATCAACGTCCAGCGCGCCGGCCCGTCAACCGGCATTCCGACCAAGACCGAGCAGGCCGATCTGTGGCAGGCGCTCTATGGCCGCCACGGCGAATCCCCGCTGCCGGTGCTGGCGGCAGCATCGCCGCAGGACTGTTTCGATACTGCCGTTGAAGCCGCGCGCATTGCGCTTGCGTACATGACGCCGGTGATCGTGCTCTCCGACCTGTCGCTGGCCAGCGGCGCCGAGCTGTGGTGCGAGCCCGGGCTCGAGGAGCTGCCGGAAATGACCGTAACGCGCCCGCAGTCGGCCGAAGGCTTCAAGCCCTACCAGCGCGACCCCGAAACCCTGACCCGCCCCTGGGCGGTGCCGGGCATGGCCGGTTTCGAGCACGTCACCGGCGGGCTGGAAAAGGGCGGCGAGTCCGGGGCGGTCAGCTACGAGGCGGCCAACCACGAGGCCATGGTGCGGCTGCGCGCCGACAAGATCGCCCGCGTCGCCCGCGGCTACCCTGAGCTCGAGCCTTACGGCGACCCCGCTGCCGGCCTGCTGCTGGTCGGCTGGGGCTCGACCGGTGGCGCCATCTACGAGGCGGTCGACCGCCTGACCCGGGACGGCCATGCCGTCGCCGGGCTGTGCCTGCGCCAGCTCAACCCGTTGCCCGAGGATCTCGGTGAACTGTTGCGTCAGCATGGCCAGATCGTGGTGGTCGAAAACAACCTGGGGCAGCTCCGGCAGCGTTTGCGCAGCGAGTACCTGATCGACGTCAAGCCGCTCAACAAGATCCAAGGCACGACGTTCCGGGTGTCCGAAATAACGGCCTATGCCGAATCCCTTCTCAAGGGAGGTCCCATCGCATGA
- a CDS encoding YfhL family 4Fe-4S dicluster ferredoxin: MAYHITTDCNLCDACVMECPNEAISAGAQVYVIDPELCTECVGFFDEPQCAEVCPMECCETNPDRVESEQTLLERARRLNPDEDFSGDVPSHFSAH, from the coding sequence ATGGCCTATCACATCACCACTGACTGCAACCTGTGCGACGCCTGCGTCATGGAATGCCCCAACGAGGCGATCAGCGCCGGCGCGCAGGTCTACGTCATCGACCCCGAGCTTTGCACCGAGTGCGTCGGCTTTTTCGACGAGCCGCAGTGCGCCGAGGTCTGCCCGATGGAGTGCTGCGAGACCAACCCCGACCGGGTCGAGAGCGAACAGACCCTGCTCGAGCGCGCCAGGCGCCTCAACCCGGATGAAGACTTCTCCGGCGACGTGCCGTCGCATTTCTCGGCGCACTGA
- a CDS encoding thiolase family protein encodes MSANVTGFNQDRAVGALFEDVYLIDGRRTPFGAYCGSLSSVSPTDLAIHAARAAIEAAGVEASSIDQTVVANIGQASADSFFLPRHVALYAGAPETSAALMVQRICGSGLDVLGTAAEQIALGKASLVLGAGTDTMSRFPLVSYSARQGFGLGRPEYVDLLWEALNDTAAVPMGRTADNLAERYGLSRDDVDAFALASQARCAAAREAGFFDAELAAVPDQGEFALDGLEPRRFRCKSRDGLGRDEHPRQTTLEKLAQLKPVFSKEGPTTAGSASGIVDGAAAMMVASGEFVRAHGLKPLARLRGHCSVGVEPAYMGIGPAPAIRALLDRAGAGIADIERFEINEAFGAQCLAVQRELGIDPDRLNVNGGAIAIGHPLGATGVRLALTLSRTLVRDDATLGIASACVGGGQGVALLVERC; translated from the coding sequence ATGTCGGCGAACGTCACCGGATTTAATCAGGACAGGGCCGTCGGCGCCCTGTTCGAGGATGTCTACCTGATCGACGGCCGGCGCACGCCGTTTGGCGCCTACTGCGGCAGCCTGTCGAGCGTCTCGCCCACCGACCTGGCCATCCACGCCGCGCGCGCGGCCATCGAGGCGGCCGGAGTCGAGGCCAGCTCCATCGACCAGACCGTGGTGGCCAATATCGGCCAGGCCAGCGCGGATTCGTTTTTCCTGCCGCGCCATGTCGCGCTCTATGCCGGGGCGCCCGAGACGAGCGCGGCGCTGATGGTCCAGCGCATCTGCGGTTCCGGCCTGGACGTGCTGGGCACGGCCGCCGAGCAGATCGCGCTGGGCAAGGCTTCCCTGGTGCTGGGTGCCGGCACCGACACCATGAGCCGCTTCCCGCTGGTCTCCTATTCCGCCCGCCAGGGCTTTGGGCTCGGCCGGCCCGAGTACGTCGATTTGCTGTGGGAGGCGCTCAACGACACCGCCGCCGTGCCGATGGGCCGCACGGCCGACAACCTGGCCGAGCGCTATGGGCTGTCGCGCGACGACGTCGACGCCTTCGCTCTGGCCAGCCAGGCGCGCTGCGCGGCGGCGCGAGAGGCCGGCTTTTTCGATGCGGAGCTGGCCGCCGTGCCCGACCAGGGCGAGTTTGCCCTCGACGGTCTCGAACCGCGTCGCTTCCGCTGCAAGAGCCGTGACGGGCTGGGCCGGGATGAACACCCGCGCCAGACCACGCTCGAAAAGCTCGCCCAGCTCAAGCCAGTGTTCTCGAAAGAAGGCCCAACCACCGCCGGTTCGGCCTCGGGCATCGTCGACGGCGCAGCTGCCATGATGGTGGCCTCCGGCGAGTTCGTTCGCGCCCACGGCCTTAAGCCCCTGGCGCGCCTGCGCGGGCACTGCTCGGTCGGCGTCGAGCCGGCGTATATGGGCATCGGCCCGGCGCCGGCGATTCGCGCCCTGCTCGACCGGGCCGGGGCCGGGATCGCCGATATCGAGCGCTTCGAGATCAACGAGGCCTTCGGCGCCCAGTGCCTGGCGGTGCAGCGCGAGCTCGGCATCGACCCTGACCGGCTCAACGTCAACGGCGGCGCGATCGCCATCGGCCATCCGCTCGGCGCCACCGGCGTTCGCCTGGCGCTGACGCTTTCGCGCACGCTCGTGCGCGACGACGCCACCCTCGGGATCGCCTCGGCCTGTGTCGGCGGCGGCCAGGGTGTCGCCCTGCTGGTGGAACGATGCTGA
- a CDS encoding SDR family oxidoreductase, with amino-acid sequence MLRRLDKRTALVTGAGRGIGAAIAARLAEEGARIVVADRDGEAAAALATEIRNKGAEALAVTVDVADSGEVRQMMNRIQERFGGLDVLVNNAGIIRDGWLGKLSDEDFDQVIAVNLKGAFLCCRAALGLLKQSQSARIVNIASRSWLGNPGQANYAASKGGVVSLTRTLALELARFSINVNAVAPGLIDTPMVRSMPEQAREKLIARQPTGQMGRVEDIAAAVAFLAGPDADFISGQVLHVDGGKSCGILGL; translated from the coding sequence ATGCTGAGGCGGCTCGACAAGCGCACCGCGCTGGTCACCGGCGCCGGCCGCGGCATCGGCGCGGCCATCGCCGCGCGACTGGCCGAAGAAGGCGCGCGCATCGTCGTGGCCGATCGCGACGGCGAGGCAGCCGCCGCGCTGGCAACAGAGATCCGGAACAAGGGCGCCGAAGCGCTGGCGGTCACGGTGGACGTCGCCGACAGCGGCGAAGTCCGACAGATGATGAATCGCATCCAGGAGCGCTTCGGCGGTCTGGACGTGCTGGTCAACAACGCCGGCATCATCCGCGACGGCTGGCTGGGCAAGCTCAGCGACGAGGACTTCGACCAGGTCATCGCGGTCAACCTCAAGGGCGCTTTTCTTTGCTGTCGCGCCGCGCTGGGGCTGCTCAAGCAAAGCCAATCTGCGCGCATCGTCAACATCGCCTCGCGTTCCTGGCTGGGCAACCCCGGCCAGGCCAACTACGCCGCCAGCAAGGGCGGGGTGGTCAGCCTCACCCGCACCCTGGCGCTGGAGCTGGCGCGCTTTTCCATCAACGTCAACGCCGTCGCGCCGGGCCTGATCGACACGCCGATGGTGCGCTCCATGCCCGAGCAGGCGCGCGAGAAGCTGATCGCCCGGCAGCCGACCGGGCAGATGGGCCGGGTCGAAGACATTGCCGCCGCGGTGGCCTTCCTGGCCGGGCCGGACGCCGACTTCATCAGCGGCCAGGTGCTGCATGTCGACGGCGGCAAGAGCTGCGGGATTCTGGGGCTGTGA
- a CDS encoding 2-oxoacid:ferredoxin oxidoreductase subunit beta — protein sequence MNTIDTAPERPASEQRADRLHFLSEVQPRWCPGCGCFAVLKALTAAYAEQGLPRENLVTVSGIGCSSRLPYYTSNFGFHTIHGRAPTVGMGIKLANPELSVWLICGDGDALAIGGNHTLHLLRRNPDINLLLLNNQIYGLTKGQASPTSPLGQKTRSTPYGVRDTPVNPVNLALAAGATFVARVPDTDPAMMQQVFAAANAHRGVSFVEVMFNCVTFNDGAYDGIVGKHSRNEHSVRLAAGQPMVYGDQTRRVLTTDSGRIVSRALAADDPLPGSALIHDPASTDPGLAQQLALMSPPELPCALGIFRQVQAPVYGETTAQ from the coding sequence ATGAATACGATCGATACGGCGCCAGAGCGTCCGGCTTCAGAACAGCGCGCCGACCGCCTGCATTTCCTGAGCGAAGTCCAGCCACGCTGGTGCCCCGGCTGCGGCTGCTTTGCCGTGCTCAAGGCGCTGACCGCGGCCTACGCCGAGCAGGGTCTGCCGCGCGAAAACCTGGTGACCGTCTCGGGCATCGGCTGCTCATCGCGCCTGCCCTACTACACCAGCAACTTCGGCTTTCACACCATTCACGGCCGCGCGCCGACTGTCGGCATGGGCATCAAGCTGGCCAATCCGGAGCTGTCGGTGTGGCTGATCTGCGGCGACGGCGATGCGCTGGCCATCGGCGGTAACCACACCCTGCATCTGCTTCGGCGCAACCCGGATATCAACTTGCTGTTGCTCAACAACCAGATCTACGGCCTGACCAAGGGGCAGGCCTCGCCGACCAGTCCGCTCGGGCAGAAGACGCGCTCCACGCCCTACGGCGTGCGGGACACGCCGGTCAACCCGGTCAACCTGGCGCTGGCCGCCGGCGCGACCTTCGTCGCGCGCGTACCCGACACCGATCCGGCCATGATGCAGCAGGTCTTTGCCGCGGCCAATGCACATCGCGGCGTGTCCTTCGTCGAGGTGATGTTCAACTGCGTGACCTTCAATGACGGCGCCTATGACGGCATCGTCGGCAAGCACAGCCGCAACGAGCATTCGGTGCGGCTGGCCGCAGGCCAGCCCATGGTCTACGGCGACCAGACGCGCAGGGTGCTGACCACCGACAGCGGGCGCATCGTCTCCAGGGCCCTGGCCGCAGACGACCCGCTGCCGGGCAGCGCCCTCATCCACGACCCCGCCTCGACCGATCCGGGCCTGGCCCAGCAGCTGGCCCTGATGAGCCCGCCCGAACTGCCTTGCGCGCTGGGCATCTTCCGCCAGGTGCAGGCGCCGGTCTACGGCGAGACAACTGCGCAATGA